In a genomic window of Methanosarcina horonobensis HB-1 = JCM 15518:
- a CDS encoding acetoacetate decarboxylase family protein codes for MFRFDESKCYRMPAHFGGFDCPGPEAALYYRDAVSITFAYTTDENQLANYVPEGFELVRPELNISYSQFREIDWMAGGGYNLVQVSVPARYNGKRDQLEGQFILVVWENKTWPILGGREETGIPKIYADIEDLHIIQPNYYTTASYEGNTFLRLEMLGAKPVDWKTLAQMQTSAATINALGWRYIPRVGGPGADLSQPILYPQDAEVHSAWTGSGTVKWTQLSWEQNPGQWHIIKALAELPMLETTPTIMSKGIVILKPNKGRVLK; via the coding sequence ATGTTTCGATTTGATGAAAGTAAATGTTATAGGATGCCAGCCCACTTTGGCGGTTTTGATTGCCCTGGTCCTGAAGCAGCACTGTATTACAGGGATGCGGTTTCTATAACTTTTGCGTATACCACGGATGAAAACCAGCTAGCAAACTATGTGCCTGAAGGTTTTGAGCTGGTACGCCCTGAACTGAACATCTCCTATAGTCAGTTCCGAGAAATCGACTGGATGGCCGGAGGGGGATATAATCTTGTCCAGGTCAGCGTACCAGCTCGTTACAACGGCAAACGTGATCAGCTGGAAGGACAGTTTATTCTGGTGGTCTGGGAAAATAAAACCTGGCCGATTCTTGGGGGAAGAGAGGAAACCGGTATTCCAAAAATCTATGCTGACATCGAGGACCTCCACATCATTCAACCTAATTACTACACAACTGCAAGTTATGAAGGTAATACATTTCTGCGCCTGGAAATGCTTGGGGCAAAGCCTGTGGACTGGAAAACACTGGCACAGATGCAGACCTCCGCAGCCACGATTAATGCCCTTGGATGGCGCTATATTCCCAGAGTCGGCGGCCCAGGAGCTGATTTGAGCCAGCCTATACTGTACCCGCAGGATGCCGAGGTCCACAGCGCCTGGACAGGCAGTGGCACTGTCAAGTGGACACAATTGAGCTGGGAACAGAACCCGGGGCAGTGGCATATCATCAAGGCACTGGCAGAGCTGCCAATGCTCGAGACGACTCCAACCATCATGTCGAAAGGGATTGTCATTTTAAAGCCCAATAAAGGTCGAGTTCTCAAGTGA
- a CDS encoding DUF362 domain-containing protein produces MSARNESNPKGEIVNSQLGKIKVDSEGSPVAGSRMDTSKAYSGVPGLLKKVINENDKAAWAKIVEKVDYIYSNLDYSLGGLDRETGFASQVKSQIRAGKKLLFKPNLVGPVAIDAGTHCEGLGASICTEWPLIAALMRWFHDRLDINYYQMALGEASTSALLMTVSFRLASGKDITTEALFEGRSEDFYGGWGFFFVRRYLSERHPSSHEDDPMKGYEDSVAGKFFPPGRSGDQLMVYDLNKLDEDLSRGRTVEVPDGANYKEITLHKVIVGGDPGDSEDLKDYPGCILINVPKLKIHAQDLITNATKNLGIGLYPTQAPCETGDGETKWKYACPSRSVPSYKGELPHMPWIVKMDDKTNLPVKDENGEYITTKTAGMPGTQADVIRAVQNQNVFMVHVSDGIDMINICHNPDGRAVRIPEGYVWASLDCVALDLLCARYCFKTVSMREALKLKEENGWPTEFVHHVPVARVDGTNIATEEGLDSPLFRYNLYRYAEARGVGQQKYYVVGWDALTETPMVSLKGHLGRIEDDKFLELMTKTMYYNPSCMLWDMQKTLLSYAEAHDKLTGSSLLKEFMDGFDENNDGIIDYDENGRKGFWTPGFRILNHSYDIMLTEKYGQLRGVFYSIADFGLKPSRKGWNSQGHDFMQEYALVMIATQAFDMSRSEEGGEDPFIPGMKWGKGMWPSWQLATYIQLTNGIYGSQSPDSINFQSLYGTAFQYADKTRNGGAYTGSTDQLTSNPSSIKNYLQAVSDGADPLNFTLYVPAGYGKLKAHRIPNVEETDDPRKVFTAHFGSGVEVW; encoded by the coding sequence ATGAGTGCAAGGAATGAAAGTAATCCTAAGGGTGAAATTGTAAACTCACAGCTGGGGAAGATAAAAGTCGATTCTGAGGGATCACCGGTCGCTGGCAGCAGGATGGACACCTCAAAAGCCTATTCTGGAGTCCCGGGTTTGCTCAAGAAAGTAATTAATGAGAACGATAAAGCAGCCTGGGCGAAGATAGTCGAAAAAGTAGATTATATTTATTCCAATCTTGATTATTCCCTGGGCGGGCTGGACCGTGAGACAGGTTTTGCCAGCCAGGTGAAATCACAGATCCGTGCCGGCAAGAAATTGTTATTCAAACCCAACCTTGTAGGCCCGGTTGCCATCGATGCCGGAACCCATTGTGAAGGTCTGGGTGCTTCTATCTGTACAGAATGGCCCCTGATAGCTGCTCTTATGAGGTGGTTCCATGACAGGCTTGATATTAATTATTACCAGATGGCACTGGGGGAGGCTTCAACTTCCGCCCTGCTGATGACAGTCTCTTTCAGGTTAGCCTCCGGAAAAGACATCACCACTGAAGCACTTTTTGAAGGAAGGAGTGAAGATTTCTACGGAGGCTGGGGTTTTTTCTTCGTCCGCAGGTACCTGTCCGAACGCCATCCCTCCTCCCATGAAGACGACCCTATGAAAGGTTACGAGGATAGCGTTGCCGGAAAATTTTTCCCACCTGGCAGGTCCGGAGACCAGTTAATGGTCTATGATCTGAACAAACTCGACGAAGATTTATCCAGGGGGAGGACGGTCGAAGTCCCTGATGGAGCCAACTACAAAGAGATCACACTACATAAGGTGATAGTCGGTGGGGATCCCGGTGATAGTGAAGACCTTAAAGACTACCCGGGCTGCATCCTTATTAATGTCCCCAAGCTGAAGATCCATGCTCAGGACCTTATCACAAATGCTACCAAGAACCTGGGTATCGGGCTTTATCCCACGCAGGCTCCCTGCGAGACTGGCGACGGTGAAACAAAATGGAAATATGCATGCCCGTCCAGATCGGTCCCGTCTTACAAAGGTGAGCTGCCGCATATGCCCTGGATCGTAAAGATGGACGACAAAACCAACCTGCCTGTGAAGGATGAGAACGGGGAATACATCACAACAAAAACAGCAGGAATGCCAGGGACACAGGCGGATGTTATCAGGGCAGTGCAGAACCAGAATGTATTCATGGTGCATGTCAGCGATGGAATCGATATGATTAATATCTGCCATAATCCGGATGGCAGAGCTGTAAGAATTCCCGAAGGTTATGTCTGGGCATCCCTGGATTGTGTAGCTCTCGACCTCCTCTGCGCCAGATACTGTTTCAAAACGGTGTCTATGCGTGAAGCATTGAAGCTCAAGGAAGAGAACGGCTGGCCCACGGAGTTTGTTCACCACGTACCTGTGGCAAGAGTTGACGGAACAAACATAGCAACAGAAGAAGGCCTCGATTCACCTCTTTTCAGGTATAACCTGTACCGTTATGCTGAAGCAAGAGGTGTGGGGCAGCAGAAATACTATGTTGTTGGCTGGGACGCCCTGACGGAAACACCAATGGTTTCTCTAAAAGGTCATCTGGGCAGGATAGAGGATGATAAATTTCTTGAGCTGATGACGAAAACGATGTATTATAACCCTTCATGCATGCTCTGGGACATGCAGAAGACCCTCCTTAGCTATGCAGAAGCCCATGATAAGCTGACCGGCTCCTCACTTTTAAAGGAATTTATGGATGGCTTTGATGAGAACAATGACGGGATAATAGATTACGATGAAAACGGGAGGAAAGGATTCTGGACCCCGGGTTTCAGAATACTGAATCATTCCTATGATATTATGCTAACCGAAAAGTATGGCCAGCTCAGAGGGGTTTTTTATTCTATTGCCGATTTCGGCCTCAAGCCTTCCCGCAAAGGTTGGAATTCTCAGGGGCATGATTTCATGCAGGAGTATGCGCTCGTAATGATAGCAACCCAGGCCTTTGATATGTCACGATCCGAAGAAGGAGGCGAGGATCCCTTCATTCCGGGAATGAAATGGGGCAAAGGCATGTGGCCGAGCTGGCAGCTGGCTACCTATATCCAGCTCACTAACGGAATCTATGGTTCTCAGTCTCCCGATAGTATCAACTTCCAATCTCTATATGGTACAGCGTTCCAGTACGCAGATAAGACCCGAAACGGAGGTGCCTATACCGGTAGTACGGATCAATTGACAAGTAATCCGTCTTCTATTAAAAACTACCTCCAGGCAGTCTCTGATGGCGCAGACCCTCTCAATTTCACGTTATACGTTCCCGCAGGATACGGAAAATTGAAGGCACACAGGATACCGAATGTGGAGGAGACAGATGATCCACGCAAGGTCTTCACTGCCCACTTTGGCAGTGGAGTGGAGGTATGGTAA
- a CDS encoding Ig-like domain repeat protein, producing the protein MRMKGGNRAHSLLLVSIVLLSLLIVFSLTGSAVTAQNDLSAEYAYVPNEKSNTVSVINTTTNTVVSTVTVGNVPVGVAVSPDGTKVYVTNFGNDEIPGRTVSIIDTVTEEVTPMNVEEGKPGKPSGIAVYPYGQKLYVAKFLNEKVRAVDLITSSVLDIHTGKDPFGVVITPDGSRVYVTNRGDNTVSVIDTATDNVTVNINVGEAPYGVAVNKNGTKVYVTNMNSDNVSVIDTLTNKVIADVSVGRYPHGIAVTPDEKWVYVANHNTPIGSVSVINAATNNVTDTIIVGTSPCGVAVNRDGTKVYVTNSGSNTVSVISTKTNTVIDKVDVGMCPSGLGQFICSVPGSRIETITTLTSSPDHYSTRDPITLTATVNTTSQGTERPSGTVTFIEGNTSIGTETLSSGQAILTISPLSVGSHSIIARYRDNDNRFRPSTSSSLTLLVEHPAIETTEESPIIEFIIAVISGIIVTLIGILAQKRLSSK; encoded by the coding sequence ATGAGGATGAAAGGGGGGAACAGAGCACATTCATTACTTTTAGTTTCAATAGTTCTTCTCTCGCTTTTAATTGTCTTTTCACTTACCGGGTCCGCAGTTACTGCGCAGAATGACCTGTCTGCTGAATATGCATATGTTCCAAATGAGAAAAGTAACACTGTTTCTGTAATTAATACAACAACCAACACTGTTGTCTCCACGGTGACTGTAGGAAATGTTCCTGTGGGAGTTGCAGTAAGCCCTGATGGAACAAAGGTGTACGTAACTAACTTCGGTAACGATGAAATTCCGGGACGCACTGTTTCCATAATTGACACAGTTACCGAAGAGGTTACACCCATGAATGTAGAAGAAGGCAAACCAGGTAAACCTTCTGGAATTGCGGTTTATCCGTATGGACAAAAACTATATGTGGCAAAATTTTTAAATGAAAAAGTTCGTGCAGTTGACCTGATAACCAGCAGTGTTCTTGATATACATACAGGAAAAGATCCCTTTGGAGTTGTAATCACTCCTGACGGATCAAGGGTATATGTGACGAACAGAGGCGATAATACTGTTTCTGTAATTGATACGGCGACAGATAATGTTACAGTTAATATAAATGTGGGAGAAGCTCCTTATGGAGTTGCAGTCAACAAGAACGGAACAAAAGTATATGTAACGAACATGAATAGTGACAATGTCTCTGTAATTGATACTTTAACTAACAAGGTTATAGCCGATGTAAGCGTAGGAAGATATCCTCACGGAATTGCAGTTACCCCGGATGAAAAATGGGTATACGTGGCGAACCATAATACTCCTATCGGTTCAGTTTCTGTGATTAATGCGGCCACGAACAATGTTACGGATACAATAATTGTAGGAACATCCCCTTGCGGAGTCGCAGTCAATAGGGATGGAACAAAGGTATATGTGACAAATTCCGGCAGTAATACTGTTTCTGTAATTAGCACAAAAACCAATACCGTTATAGATAAGGTGGATGTGGGAATGTGTCCCTCTGGTTTAGGTCAGTTCATTTGTTCTGTTCCGGGATCCCGGATAGAAACCATAACCACTTTAACTTCTTCACCCGACCATTATTCAACCAGAGACCCAATAACGCTTACTGCTACAGTTAATACAACATCTCAGGGAACAGAGAGGCCTTCAGGCACAGTCACTTTTATTGAGGGAAACACATCCATAGGAACTGAGACTTTAAGTTCCGGTCAGGCAATTTTAACAATTTCTCCCCTTTCGGTTGGCTCGCATTCAATAATAGCAAGATACAGAGACAATGATAATAGATTTAGACCCAGCACATCATCTTCTTTGACACTACTGGTAGAGCATCCTGCTATAGAAACTACTGAAGAGAGTCCGATAATAGAATTTATTATTGCGGTAATTAGTGGAATTATTGTCACATTAATTGGTATCCTTGCACAGAAGAGACTTTCCTCAAAATGA
- a CDS encoding methyl-accepting chemotaxis protein, which translates to MALLNGDLEKVERADSKKKFIDDIDQVAKEISWIIDNLPVTIFRVSNESSWPIHYISKSVETLTGYSTTDFLSQRLTWSDIVFPEDIPQIDAAIEIAMKTGNPYQVEYRIKKSNGETVSVQEQAHLVNDEHGNMVYIDGMFLDVTPQIRRREESQRAIVSSIPAPSLALYVDISGKIKYINDYFLEVCKFKSADEAIGRSPSELLETNSRRTLAEKVMETGEGIYNLEKSFKFKSLDKPLFTVISAVPIKDETGTIVGSLMVITDMTELKDREKEVKDLLAYTNDCLRSLGDGIRRIREGDLNTHLEKIKDDDFGDTFDEFNRLVTNLKVVIENILENMLTTLEDARQSEEAVSQMNMGMQQISTAAEQIATGSENLSRHAGTAASDIKSSQEIFRKLSDSSTKSSSYASQAGKTSDEAQGLSNMALEEVEQLVAEISKLGDIVHSLDDAVNNIGAVTGKIKSIADQTNLLALNAAIEAARAGEYGRGFAVVADEVRKLAADSRKSTDEINGIVTNVQKETKKVTEAINTADGQAKTGSKNIKQALNKSHEIATAVATINSMLDELDRLAEEGLGIIENIEKSISETASTAEENAASSEETSAAIEEQTAAMQQVSTSVQNVSVLAQKTVDSLLENFKVSGEKKNSQLSSEKPQDFNRKRNLNRH; encoded by the coding sequence AGCAAAAGTGTAGAAACACTCACTGGCTACTCTACAACGGACTTTCTTTCTCAAAGATTAACTTGGTCAGATATCGTTTTTCCGGAAGATATTCCTCAAATCGATGCGGCTATAGAAATAGCAATGAAAACCGGAAATCCTTATCAGGTTGAATACAGAATCAAAAAATCCAATGGTGAAACAGTATCCGTTCAGGAACAGGCTCATTTAGTGAACGATGAGCATGGAAACATGGTTTATATTGATGGTATGTTCCTGGATGTAACTCCGCAAATAAGACGAAGAGAAGAATCCCAAAGAGCAATTGTCAGCAGCATTCCAGCTCCATCACTTGCACTTTATGTAGATATTTCTGGAAAAATAAAGTACATTAATGATTACTTTCTGGAAGTCTGCAAATTTAAGAGTGCGGATGAAGCCATCGGGAGATCTCCTTCTGAATTACTAGAGACTAATTCCAGAAGAACTCTTGCTGAGAAAGTAATGGAAACAGGAGAAGGCATTTATAATCTTGAGAAATCCTTTAAATTCAAGTCTTTAGATAAACCTCTGTTTACAGTGATCTCAGCTGTGCCAATAAAAGACGAGACTGGAACTATTGTTGGCAGTCTCATGGTTATAACTGATATGACCGAGCTGAAAGACAGGGAAAAAGAGGTTAAGGACCTCCTAGCTTATACCAACGATTGTTTGAGGAGTCTTGGAGATGGCATCAGAAGAATTAGGGAAGGCGATCTTAATACTCATCTCGAAAAGATCAAGGATGATGACTTTGGCGATACCTTTGATGAATTCAACAGGCTTGTTACTAATTTGAAAGTAGTCATAGAAAACATTCTTGAAAACATGCTTACTACTCTGGAAGATGCCCGGCAGTCTGAAGAAGCCGTCAGTCAGATGAATATGGGCATGCAGCAGATTTCAACTGCTGCAGAGCAGATTGCAACCGGTTCGGAGAACCTTTCCAGGCATGCAGGTACAGCAGCTTCTGATATAAAATCTTCCCAGGAAATCTTCAGAAAGCTTAGCGACTCTTCCACCAAATCCTCCAGTTATGCTTCCCAGGCAGGTAAAACCAGCGACGAAGCCCAGGGCCTCAGCAATATGGCTCTGGAAGAAGTGGAGCAGCTTGTTGCAGAAATTTCCAAACTTGGAGATATCGTCCACTCTCTCGACGATGCGGTGAATAATATCGGTGCCGTTACAGGGAAAATCAAGTCCATTGCTGACCAGACTAACCTTCTTGCCCTGAATGCAGCCATCGAAGCTGCAAGAGCCGGCGAGTACGGCAGGGGATTTGCCGTTGTTGCTGATGAGGTTAGAAAACTTGCTGCCGATTCGAGAAAGAGTACCGATGAAATTAATGGGATTGTCACAAATGTCCAGAAAGAGACCAAGAAAGTGACAGAAGCTATTAACACCGCAGACGGTCAGGCTAAAACCGGAAGCAAGAACATTAAACAGGCGTTGAATAAAAGCCATGAAATTGCCACTGCAGTTGCCACTATAAACTCCATGCTTGATGAACTGGACAGGCTTGCAGAAGAAGGCCTGGGTATAATTGAAAACATTGAGAAAAGCATCAGTGAGACTGCATCAACAGCTGAAGAAAACGCCGCAAGCAGTGAAGAAACCTCAGCTGCTATTGAAGAACAGACAGCTGCAATGCAACAGGTTAGTACTTCAGTGCAGAATGTAAGCGTGCTTGCCCAGAAAACAGTTGACTCTTTATTGGAGAACTTCAAGGTCTCGGGAGAAAAGAAAAACAGTCAACTATCTTCTGAAAAACCTCAGGATTTTAACAGAAAAAGGAACTTAAATAGACACTGA
- the iscB gene encoding RNA-guided endonuclease IscB, translating into MPTNPAKARILLKAGKAKVVSRIPFTIKLTYNSKGYTQPVVAGMDSGSKKIGCAAVGNGKVLYQSEAEIRQDVSAKMKQRAMYRRTRRSRKTRYRPARFDNRRNSLREGRIPPSIRSKLESHFREKKFVESILPVTKWGVELASFDIHKITDPSVSGIEHQNGDQKGFYNLKAYILNRDKHTCQHCKGKSKDPKLHCHHIIFRSQKGTDTPKNLICLCNTCHDALHRGEFQLSVKRSKTKHATEIGIIKSQIKKSDWNFIETFGYETKYKREQMLELPKTHYFDAVSICCNDQKVELEDIFYLKKHVSKGDYQQRTGKDQKRRFQLVNCLG; encoded by the coding sequence ATGCCAACTAATCCTGCAAAAGCAAGAATTTTGCTTAAAGCAGGTAAAGCAAAAGTGGTCAGTAGAATTCCATTTACTATTAAGTTAACTTATAACAGTAAGGGTTATACTCAACCTGTTGTTGCAGGAATGGATTCTGGCTCCAAGAAAATAGGCTGTGCTGCAGTTGGAAATGGAAAAGTATTGTATCAATCTGAAGCTGAAATCAGACAAGATGTATCCGCAAAAATGAAACAGAGAGCTATGTACAGGAGAACTCGAAGAAGCAGAAAGACCAGATACAGACCTGCAAGATTTGATAATAGAAGAAATTCGTTAAGAGAAGGACGAATACCACCTTCTATTCGAAGCAAACTTGAATCTCATTTCAGAGAAAAGAAGTTTGTTGAATCGATTCTGCCTGTAACAAAGTGGGGAGTGGAACTTGCTTCCTTTGATATTCATAAGATAACAGATCCAAGTGTTTCAGGTATTGAGCATCAAAATGGAGATCAAAAAGGGTTCTACAATTTGAAGGCATACATCCTTAATAGAGACAAACATACTTGCCAGCATTGCAAAGGCAAATCAAAAGATCCTAAGTTACATTGTCATCACATTATTTTTAGATCACAGAAAGGTACGGATACTCCTAAAAACTTGATTTGTCTATGTAATACCTGTCATGATGCATTACATAGAGGAGAGTTTCAACTATCCGTAAAAAGATCGAAAACAAAACATGCAACTGAAATTGGAATTATCAAATCCCAAATTAAGAAATCAGATTGGAATTTCATAGAAACTTTTGGATACGAAACTAAATACAAAAGAGAACAAATGTTAGAGCTTCCAAAAACACATTATTTCGATGCTGTTTCAATATGCTGTAACGATCAAAAAGTGGAACTTGAAGATATTTTCTACCTGAAAAAACATGTTAGTAAAGGAGATTATCAGCAGAGAACGGGAAAAGATCAGAAAAGAAGATTCCAACTGGTAAATTGTTTGGGTTAA
- a CDS encoding PocR ligand-binding domain-containing protein, which yields MKANLRNSGMDRKRIKKVLNQSEQCFRLKLENNLLPAQTVESLELAEVIDIQAIQPLMENFYKLTHIPIGLNDLKGSVLAGVGWQDICTRFHRVHPETCKHCVESDTELSTGVAPGKFKLYRCKNNMWDIVTPIMVGGQHVGYIFSGQFFFEDEPLDYELFRSQARKYGFDEKEYMAALEKVPRLSREAVDTGMSFLMTFANMTSQLSYSNIKLAQSLAERDALVDALQENREDFSRAQAVGNIGSWRLDVRKNELTWSDENHRIFGIPKGTPLTYETFLSTVHPDDREYVDKEWRAGLEGKPYDIEHRIIVGDKIRWVREKAYLECDKDRAVTGGFGITQDITKRKKAEEALRISNIYNRSLIEASLDPLVTIGPDGKITDVNNSTETVTGYSRDELIGTDFSDYFTEPEKAKEGYQHVFQEGLVRDYPLEIQHKDGHITPVLYNASVYKDESGKVIGVFAAARDITELKKAEKALKKAHNNLEKLVRERTAELENAYKSLKENEKSLSEAQKIAHIGSWDWDLVTGKVHWSDELYNIFRREPQKPGASYDELLNYVHPDDRDYVNNTIKESLTGKLHGIDYRIIRDNGEERTVHAEREVIFDQNNIPVRAMGIIQDITDRKKAEEALEKIQETHIKEIHHRIKNNLQVISSLLSLEADKFSDVKMLEAFRESQNRVASMALIHEELYKGNELDTLDFADYLKKLTIDLFDSYSLVNSSIDLKLDLEKINLDMDVAIPLGIIVNELVSNSLKHAFRSGKTGEILISLCKKENLANYDSSGSGPSCAEKNSLHYMLTVADNGKGIPEEIEFPHTDSLGLQLVNLLVEQINGCIELKKDHGTKFIIWFGNAET from the coding sequence ATGAAAGCAAACCTGAGAAATTCTGGCATGGATAGAAAGCGAATAAAAAAAGTTCTGAACCAGAGTGAACAATGTTTCAGGCTGAAGCTGGAAAATAATCTCTTGCCTGCTCAGACGGTGGAGAGCCTGGAGCTGGCGGAGGTCATTGATATCCAGGCTATCCAGCCTCTAATGGAGAATTTCTATAAACTTACTCACATTCCCATAGGCTTAAATGATCTTAAAGGGAGTGTTCTGGCAGGTGTAGGGTGGCAGGATATCTGCACCAGATTCCACAGAGTTCATCCCGAAACCTGCAAGCACTGTGTGGAAAGCGATACAGAGTTATCAACGGGTGTTGCCCCGGGAAAATTTAAGCTGTACAGATGCAAGAACAATATGTGGGACATAGTGACTCCCATCATGGTGGGCGGCCAGCACGTCGGCTATATCTTCTCAGGGCAGTTCTTTTTTGAGGACGAGCCTCTGGACTATGAACTTTTCCGATCCCAGGCCAGAAAATACGGCTTCGATGAAAAGGAATATATGGCAGCGCTTGAAAAAGTTCCACGGTTGAGCAGGGAGGCTGTGGACACAGGCATGTCCTTCCTCATGACGTTTGCCAACATGACCTCGCAGCTGAGCTACAGCAACATCAAGTTGGCCCAATCGCTAGCGGAACGAGACGCCCTTGTAGACGCGTTGCAGGAGAACAGGGAAGATTTCAGCCGCGCCCAGGCCGTGGGAAATATAGGAAGCTGGCGTCTGGATGTGCGTAAAAATGAATTGACATGGTCCGATGAAAATCACCGTATCTTCGGCATCCCAAAAGGCACCCCTTTGACCTATGAGACTTTTCTTTCAACGGTTCATCCGGATGATAGGGAATATGTTGATAAAGAATGGAGGGCAGGGCTGGAGGGTAAACCATACGACATCGAGCACCGCATTATTGTAGGCGATAAGATCAGGTGGGTACGTGAAAAAGCATATCTTGAATGTGACAAAGACAGAGCTGTGACTGGCGGTTTCGGCATAACGCAAGACATCACCAAGCGCAAAAAAGCAGAAGAAGCTCTGCGGATCTCAAACATTTATAACCGCAGTCTGATTGAAGCCAGTCTGGATCCTCTTGTAACTATAGGGCCGGACGGAAAAATAACCGATGTCAATAATTCCACTGAAACAGTTACCGGCTATTCCCGAGATGAACTCATAGGCACTGATTTCTCAGATTATTTTACCGAGCCTGAAAAAGCCAAAGAAGGTTATCAGCATGTATTCCAGGAAGGATTGGTACGGGATTATCCTCTTGAGATTCAGCATAAGGATGGACATATAACTCCTGTCTTGTATAATGCCTCAGTTTATAAGGACGAATCTGGCAAGGTAATAGGAGTCTTTGCTGCTGCACGTGATATCACAGAACTTAAAAAGGCAGAAAAAGCTCTAAAAAAAGCACACAACAATTTAGAGAAATTGGTTAGAGAACGCACAGCAGAGCTTGAAAACGCTTATAAATCATTGAAAGAAAACGAGAAAAGCCTATCTGAAGCCCAAAAAATAGCACACATTGGAAGCTGGGATTGGGATCTTGTGACCGGTAAAGTTCACTGGTCTGATGAACTTTATAACATTTTTAGACGCGAACCTCAAAAACCCGGTGCAAGTTATGACGAGCTCTTAAACTATGTGCACCCGGATGACCGGGATTATGTGAATAATACAATTAAGGAGAGCTTAACAGGGAAACTCCATGGTATTGATTATCGGATCATCCGGGATAATGGGGAAGAACGTACAGTCCATGCGGAGAGAGAAGTTATTTTTGATCAGAATAATATCCCTGTTCGAGCCATGGGAATAATTCAGGACATTACCGACCGCAAGAAAGCTGAAGAAGCTCTGGAAAAAATACAGGAAACCCACATAAAAGAAATCCATCACAGAATCAAAAATAACCTGCAGGTAATCTCATCTCTTCTCAGCCTTGAAGCTGATAAATTCAGTGATGTAAAAATGCTTGAAGCTTTCAGGGAGAGCCAGAATCGTGTAGCTTCAATGGCCCTGATTCACGAAGAACTCTATAAAGGAAACGAACTGGATACCCTTGATTTTGCAGATTATCTTAAAAAACTGACTATAGATCTTTTCGACTCGTATAGTCTTGTAAATAGTAGTATCGACCTGAAGCTTGACCTTGAAAAGATCAATCTTGACATGGATGTTGCAATACCTCTCGGTATTATTGTAAATGAGCTGGTCTCAAATTCCCTGAAGCATGCCTTCCGCTCTGGAAAAACAGGTGAGATTCTAATAAGCCTGTGCAAAAAAGAAAATCTTGCCAACTATGACAGTTCCGGTTCGGGTCCTTCCTGTGCGGAAAAAAATAGCTTACATTATATGCTCACAGTAGCGGATAATGGAAAGGGCATTCCCGAAGAGATAGAGTTTCCACATACGGATTCCCTTGGTCTCCAACTTGTAAATCTTCTTGTTGAGCAGATAAATGGTTGTATCGAACTCAAAAAGGATCATGGAACAAAATTCATTATCTGGTTTGGAAATGCAGAAACATAA